Proteins encoded in a region of the Stieleria neptunia genome:
- a CDS encoding DUF1501 domain-containing protein, whose translation MSMTRPFETFSRRELFRIAAASLGGISCSPWLPKLAMAAGTKRPPKACILLWMGGGPSQMETLDPKPGHRNGGPTEAISTAVPGIELSHNLPGLATQMKDVALVRSMKTREGDHGRATQLMMTGYRPMGGMTDYPVLGSLISHRLKPNDSPLPGFVSIAPFRFGNLGSGFLGPDHSPLVVSGASNDPNTRANLTVENLDVAGGNPDALLERQGLLNMLRQGAPSSSPAAVKHASVYDQAMRMVETRGEGAFELDEEPTELRDAYGRNRFGQGCLLARRLVERGVPFVEVSLDAAGQGSWDSHVNNFSAVSSMCEVLDPAWSTLLSDLRDRGLLDSTLVVWMGEFGRTPRINPNRGRDHFPDAWSVALSGGAISGGQVYGKTSADGMEVSDNPVTASDLYATLLEGLGIDSGGDNAMGDRPIPLVDEGGTPIRELLG comes from the coding sequence ATGTCGATGACGCGACCATTCGAAACGTTTTCGCGACGCGAATTGTTTCGCATCGCCGCCGCTTCCCTGGGCGGGATCAGTTGTTCGCCATGGCTGCCCAAGCTGGCGATGGCGGCCGGGACCAAGCGTCCGCCCAAGGCCTGCATTTTGCTGTGGATGGGCGGCGGACCGAGCCAAATGGAGACGCTCGATCCGAAACCAGGACACCGCAACGGCGGCCCGACCGAAGCAATTTCCACCGCCGTGCCGGGGATCGAGCTGAGCCACAACCTGCCCGGTCTGGCAACCCAAATGAAGGACGTCGCTCTGGTACGCTCGATGAAGACCCGCGAGGGCGATCACGGCCGGGCGACGCAATTGATGATGACGGGTTATCGGCCGATGGGCGGCATGACCGACTATCCGGTGCTGGGGTCGCTGATCTCGCACCGATTAAAACCCAACGATTCACCGTTGCCGGGATTTGTCTCGATCGCGCCGTTTCGTTTTGGCAATCTGGGATCCGGGTTTCTCGGCCCGGACCATTCTCCGTTGGTCGTCTCCGGTGCCAGCAATGACCCCAACACCCGCGCCAATCTGACGGTCGAAAACTTGGACGTCGCCGGCGGCAACCCCGACGCGTTGCTGGAACGTCAAGGCTTACTGAACATGTTGCGCCAGGGTGCCCCCTCGTCGTCACCGGCCGCCGTCAAGCACGCTTCGGTCTACGACCAGGCGATGCGGATGGTGGAAACACGTGGCGAGGGGGCTTTTGAATTGGACGAAGAGCCGACGGAACTGCGGGACGCCTATGGCCGCAATCGTTTCGGTCAGGGTTGTTTGCTCGCGCGGCGGCTGGTCGAACGCGGCGTGCCGTTCGTCGAAGTCTCGTTGGATGCCGCCGGACAGGGATCCTGGGATTCCCATGTCAACAACTTTAGCGCGGTCAGTTCGATGTGCGAAGTCCTCGATCCGGCCTGGTCGACGCTGCTGAGCGACCTTCGCGACCGCGGCTTGCTCGATTCAACTCTCGTCGTCTGGATGGGCGAATTCGGACGGACGCCACGGATCAATCCCAACCGCGGCCGAGACCACTTCCCCGATGCTTGGAGCGTGGCGCTATCCGGCGGGGCGATCTCCGGCGGCCAGGTTTACGGCAAAACATCGGCCGACGGGATGGAGGTCAGCGACAATCCGGTCACCGCCAGCGATCTGTACGCCACGTTGCTGGAAGGCTTGGGCATCGACTCCGGCGGCGACAACGCGATGGGCGACCGGCCGATCCCGTTGGTCGACGAAGGTGGAACGCCGATTCGGGAGTTGCTCGGATGA